Part of the Candidatus Purcelliella pentastirinorum genome is shown below.
TGGAATTTACCTATATCTAAAATATATCATAAAAACTTACAATCCAATATTGCTGATATGACAAATACAGGTATTGGAGGAGCTGGTGCTATTACTGCTGCATGTTTTTTATCAAAATTTATAAGTAAAAAACTTTCATGGATACATTTAGATATAGCAGGTACTGCATGGCATTATAGCAAAAGAAATTATGCCACTGGACGTCCAGTTAAATTAATATCACAATTTTTAATAAATTATTCATCTTTATATAAAAGATAATAGATTTACATAAATTACTTTTGTACAAATCTTATCAATGAAATTTTATGAAAAAAAAATATGATCCTAACTATATTGAAAAAAAAATTTATAGTTTGTGGAAAAAAAATAATTATTTTAAATTTAACAAAAAAAAAACTAAAAAAAAATATTGTATAACATTACCGCCTCCTAATATAACAGGTACATTGCATATGGGGCATGCATTCCAACATACGTTAATAGATATTTTAATACGTTATAATCGTATGAAAGGTAAAAATACATTATGGCAAATTGGTACAGATCATGCTGGAATTGCAACACAAATACTCATTACAAAAAAAATTATAAAAAAAGGTCATGACATAAATAATTATGATAGAGATACTTTCATCAAAAAAATTTTAAAATGGAAAGAAAAATATGGGAAAATAATAAAAAATCAAATGAAACGTTTAGGATATTTCATAGATTGGGATAGAGAGCGTTTTACAATGGATAAAAAATTTTCATATACTGTTAAAAAAGTTTTTATTAATTTATATAAAAATAATTTGATTTATAGAACAAAAAGCATAGTTAATTGGGATACTAAACTAAATACAGTAATTTCAGATTTGGAAATAAAACATAAAAATAAAAAAGTATCTATGTGGTATATAAAATATAAATTATTGAACAACATAAAAACAAAAGATGGTAAAAAACATTTATTAATAGGAACAATACGCCCTGAAACAATTTTTGGTGATACTGCTATTATGATTAATCCTGAAGATAAACGTTATAACAATTTAATAGGATATTTTGTTAAAGTTCCTTTAATTAATCGTATTATACCTATCATTAGTGATATAAAAGCAAAAATAAAAAAAGGTAGTGGTTGTGTAAAAATAACTCCAGCTCATGATTTTAATGATTATAAAATAGCAATTAAGTATAATTTACCTATGATAAATATTTTTACATATGATGGTAAAATATTATCTAATACTAATGTTTTTGATAGTAAAGGAAATCCTTCAACATTTTATGATAATAAAATACCTAAATCATTTCATAATCTTGATCGTTATGTTGCTAGAAAAAAAATAATAAGAAAACTAAAAAAAAATAAACTACTAAAAAAAAAATATCAATATAATACTTATATACCATATAATGAACGTAATGGAGCTATTATAGAACCCATGCTAACTAATCAATGGTATATTAAAATGAATAAATTAACTAAGTTAGCAATAAATTCTGTTAAAAACGGAAACATAAATTTTATTCATAAACAATATGAAAACATTTATTTTTCATGGATGAAAAAAATAAAAGATTGGTGTATATCTCGTCAAATATGGTGGGGACACCGTATACCTGTATGGTATGATGAAAAAAATAATATTTATGTAGGACAAAACGAAAAAAAGATAAGACTAAAATATAACATACCAAACAATAAAATATTAAAACAAGATAATGATGTATTAGATACATGGTTTTCTGCAAGCATGTGGACTTTTTCTTCATTAGGATGGCCTAAATCAAAAAAAATATTTAAACAATATCATCCAACAAATGTAATTATTTCTGGATTTGATATAATATTTTTTTGGATCGCTAGAATGATAATGATAACAATGTATATTGTAAAAGATAAAAAAAATAAACCACAGATTCCTTTTAAAAATATTTATATTACTGGTTTAATTTGTGATGAAAATGGTGAAAAAATGTCAAAATCTAAAGGAAATATTGTTGATCCTATAGATATAATAAATGGAATATCATTAAATAATATTATTAAAAAACGAACAAAAAATACGATAAAAAATAAATCATTTGTAAAAATTATTAATAACACTAAAAAAAAATTTCCTTATGGAATTAAAGCAACAGGAGCAGATCCTTTAAGATTCACAATTGCTTCTTTATCATCAACTAACAGATTAATAAAATGGGATATGAATAGATTAGAAGGATATAAAAAATTTTGCAATAAATTATGGAATGCTAGTAAATTTGTTATAGATAAAAGTAAAAATGTTAAATATTTATCACATAAAAATGATATTTCAATAATAGATAAATGGATTATAAGTGAATTAAATATTATCATTAAAGAATTCGAAAAATCTATAAATAATTATAGATTTGATAT
Proteins encoded:
- a CDS encoding valine--tRNA ligase, whose amino-acid sequence is MKKKYDPNYIEKKIYSLWKKNNYFKFNKKKTKKKYCITLPPPNITGTLHMGHAFQHTLIDILIRYNRMKGKNTLWQIGTDHAGIATQILITKKIIKKGHDINNYDRDTFIKKILKWKEKYGKIIKNQMKRLGYFIDWDRERFTMDKKFSYTVKKVFINLYKNNLIYRTKSIVNWDTKLNTVISDLEIKHKNKKVSMWYIKYKLLNNIKTKDGKKHLLIGTIRPETIFGDTAIMINPEDKRYNNLIGYFVKVPLINRIIPIISDIKAKIKKGSGCVKITPAHDFNDYKIAIKYNLPMINIFTYDGKILSNTNVFDSKGNPSTFYDNKIPKSFHNLDRYVARKKIIRKLKKNKLLKKKYQYNTYIPYNERNGAIIEPMLTNQWYIKMNKLTKLAINSVKNGNINFIHKQYENIYFSWMKKIKDWCISRQIWWGHRIPVWYDEKNNIYVGQNEKKIRLKYNIPNNKILKQDNDVLDTWFSASMWTFSSLGWPKSKKIFKQYHPTNVIISGFDIIFFWIARMIMITMYIVKDKKNKPQIPFKNIYITGLICDENGEKMSKSKGNIVDPIDIINGISLNNIIKKRTKNTIKNKSFVKIINNTKKKFPYGIKATGADPLRFTIASLSSTNRLIKWDMNRLEGYKKFCNKLWNASKFVIDKSKNVKYLSHKNDISIIDKWIISELNIIIKEFEKSINNYRFDIAANKLYSFIWNQYCDWYIEFIKPIINLFDENNSIGTINTLLYVLKIILKLAHPIIPFITEYIWQKLIKYDFNNEFNSITMEKFPKYNNKFINKKLNIDVIWLKNTIIQIRNFRVKRKIKFNKKIKIIFKKDDLIKKRIKNLGFFIKKMVNIKKILITTKDIKSTFNNNITNNIFL